In the Candidatus Binatia bacterium genome, one interval contains:
- a CDS encoding ATP-binding protein has product MATPDNDFRDLLANAFDCFPLAVVIVGLDGRFLHANPSACHLLATSPDALRRQRIAEFFLPEQRSALSDLAEAILDRDLDNFHEERSLVRHDGKTLDLDITGAVLRTAGGKPGAVLALGREVAQARAADSFEPLLGMFNVDRLSREESGPEGAALREEFESLCRSVSQQFRIPLRIIEGYSDIVLEDCAAGLDDVALRYLHTIRDQSHRLSALIDNTLALARISSRPLHRENLDLSAAALDAAAVVRAESHAHEVEVEVQPGLVVDADANLTGRLLRRLFDNAFRFSRCADHPRVEFGCDCNAAGSTFFVRDNGAGFEPALAEQLFLPFETSRETSELAGAGVGLAEVQRIVARHGGKVWAEGVPGNGATFYFTLPAAPVPVPKP; this is encoded by the coding sequence ATGGCCACTCCCGACAACGATTTCCGGGATCTTCTCGCCAACGCTTTCGACTGTTTCCCGCTGGCTGTCGTCATCGTCGGCCTCGACGGTCGATTCCTTCACGCCAATCCGTCGGCCTGCCACCTGCTGGCAACCTCCCCGGACGCGCTGCGACGCCAGCGCATCGCCGAGTTCTTCCTGCCCGAGCAGCGCAGTGCACTGAGCGATCTTGCCGAAGCAATCCTCGACCGCGACCTCGACAACTTCCACGAGGAGCGCTCACTGGTGCGCCACGACGGCAAGACACTGGATCTCGACATCACCGGCGCGGTGCTGCGAACGGCCGGCGGGAAGCCGGGCGCGGTGCTCGCGCTCGGCCGCGAAGTTGCGCAGGCGCGCGCGGCCGATTCGTTCGAGCCGCTGCTCGGAATGTTCAACGTGGATCGCCTCTCGCGCGAGGAGTCGGGACCCGAAGGAGCCGCGCTGCGCGAAGAGTTCGAGTCGCTGTGCCGCAGTGTCTCCCAGCAGTTCCGCATCCCGCTCAGGATCATCGAGGGATATTCCGACATCGTCCTCGAGGACTGCGCCGCGGGGCTCGACGACGTCGCGCTTCGCTATCTCCACACGATCCGCGATCAGAGCCATCGGCTTTCCGCGCTGATCGACAACACGCTCGCGCTGGCGCGCATCTCCAGCCGGCCGCTGCACCGCGAGAACCTCGACCTGAGCGCAGCCGCGCTCGACGCTGCCGCAGTGGTGCGCGCCGAATCGCACGCGCACGAGGTCGAAGTCGAAGTGCAGCCGGGGCTGGTGGTCGATGCCGACGCAAACCTCACCGGGCGCCTGCTGCGGCGCCTGTTCGACAATGCATTCCGGTTCTCGCGCTGCGCCGACCATCCTCGCGTCGAATTCGGCTGCGACTGCAACGCTGCGGGAAGCACGTTTTTCGTGAGGGACAACGGCGCCGGGTTCGAGCCGGCGCTGGCCGAGCAGCTCTTCCTGCCCTTCGAGACGTCTCGGGAAACGAGCGAGCTTGCCGGAGCCGGTGTCGGCCTGGCGGAGGTGCAGCGCATCGTCGCGCGCCACGGCGGCAAGGTGTGGGCCGAAGGAGTTCCGGGAAACGGCGCGACGTTCTACTTCACGCTGCCTGCCGCACCCGTGCCGGTCCCGAAACCGTAG
- a CDS encoding DUF2804 domain-containing protein — translation MKSGGRLIQRDGQPRFGIFTDAVSEVNFRDYDLRSPMDHRRTLLARHFGFKQFQFLGGMCESLVFGCALVDVRYVGQVFVYFYEPMTRRYAEYSLRTPLAFGTHFDQRPEDGSATFRSGESRFAMTATRDPQQRQLWVRLAGGVEIDAVFDEQEPLVQPMRICTPAGATGFVFARKTAGSRVSGTIRWDGRTIDLAEAGMLGHNDWSAGYMRRETFWNWGCLAGRLEDERIVGLNVSSGVNETGFGENCFWIDGVLHRLGHVSFQFDRHDLMQSWQLRDSEGRLDLVFNPEGSHVEKIQAFVVASNFHQLFGRYHGTLVTGTGEPVRVVGLLGYAEKHYAKW, via the coding sequence GTGAAGAGCGGCGGAAGACTGATCCAGCGCGACGGCCAGCCGCGCTTCGGTATCTTCACCGACGCCGTCTCCGAGGTGAACTTCCGCGACTACGACCTTCGCTCGCCGATGGATCACCGGCGCACGCTGCTGGCGCGGCACTTCGGATTCAAGCAGTTCCAGTTTCTCGGCGGCATGTGCGAGTCGCTGGTGTTCGGTTGCGCGCTGGTGGACGTGCGCTACGTCGGACAGGTGTTCGTCTATTTCTATGAGCCGATGACGCGGCGCTACGCGGAGTACAGCCTGCGCACGCCGCTGGCATTCGGCACTCATTTCGACCAGAGGCCCGAAGACGGCAGCGCGACTTTTCGCAGCGGCGAGTCCCGCTTCGCGATGACCGCCACTCGCGATCCGCAGCAGCGCCAGCTGTGGGTGCGACTGGCAGGCGGCGTCGAGATCGACGCGGTATTCGACGAGCAGGAGCCGCTCGTGCAGCCGATGCGCATCTGCACGCCGGCCGGCGCCACCGGCTTCGTATTCGCGCGCAAGACGGCCGGCTCCCGCGTCAGCGGCACGATCCGGTGGGACGGGCGCACCATTGACCTGGCCGAAGCGGGAATGCTCGGCCACAACGACTGGAGCGCCGGCTACATGAGGCGCGAGACGTTCTGGAACTGGGGCTGCCTGGCCGGCCGCCTCGAGGATGAGCGCATTGTCGGGCTCAACGTGTCGAGTGGCGTCAACGAGACGGGGTTTGGCGAGAACTGTTTCTGGATCGACGGTGTGCTGCACCGCCTCGGCCACGTTTCGTTCCAGTTCGACCGCCACGACCTGATGCAGAGCTGGCAGCTTCGGGACAGCGAAGGTCGCCTCGATCTCGTGTTCAACCCCGAAGGCTCCCACGTCGAAAAGATCCAGGCCTTCGTCGTCGCGAGCAATTTCCACCAGCTCTTCGGGCGCTACCACGGCACGCTGGTGACCGGGACCGGAGAACCGGTGCGCGTCGTCGGGCTTCTCGGGTATGCGGAGAAGCATTACGCGAAGTGGTGA
- a CDS encoding TonB-dependent receptor, with the protein MLDVARARADDVAAPASTNADSAVADSATAGSETASTPTLEPISISATRSPAPLADPSAYVSDVGSAEVKSSAARTVDDLLRRIPGFSLFRRLGSGAAHPTTQGVSLRGIGPSGTSRALVMVDGVPLNDPFGGWIPWDSIPSETIDRIEVLRGSGASLWGNYAMGGVINVVTRPVNEDGGDFVAEGGERGSGRTEGWASRRFGNTSALIDARWMRSGDYPLIRADDRGPIDVPGGSENETGAIHLQEQVSPTTRLRFAARGYHDARDNGTPYTHNETKAGYFRSGMDVDAGHLGSVSADVFSTVQDFTSTFSSVSPDRTNETPAADQFDVPATSAGGSLVWSRQAYQIHHLVAGLDTLWVDGKNEELGRNIAGSYTRQRNGGATQAMGGIFVSDIAALTPKLSLTSALRLDYWTSYDGFRRDIDLSGATPPVDRNLSTRDETLLDPRLGLAYAATDALTLRSAVYRGFRAPTINEQVRPFRVRNDITEANDALAAEKLIGVEGGFDWKSGPWSLSSTVYFNEIKDPVFNVTVGEGGASGGVVDPCGFVPAGGTCFQRRNIGSTQILGIESELGMDLGRGFLVRLAYLWSDGQVHAAKDDPSLVGNQLPQVPRNQGTIGFDYDAGENWRASLQMRVVGEQYEDDQNTRKLDAFVSIDAFVARKIGWGFEAFVAAENLFDKTIENGISADGIVSIAAPRIVSAGVRYGFGTGTGAAGSVK; encoded by the coding sequence ATGCTCGATGTCGCCCGCGCCCGAGCCGACGACGTCGCGGCGCCCGCCTCGACGAACGCCGACTCGGCTGTCGCCGATTCGGCCACCGCCGGCTCGGAGACGGCATCGACGCCCACTCTCGAGCCGATCAGTATCAGCGCGACGCGTTCGCCTGCTCCACTCGCCGACCCGAGCGCCTACGTCAGCGACGTGGGCAGCGCCGAAGTGAAGAGTTCGGCGGCGCGCACCGTCGACGACCTGCTCAGGCGCATCCCGGGATTCAGCCTGTTTCGCCGGCTCGGGAGCGGCGCCGCGCACCCGACGACCCAGGGCGTGTCGCTGCGAGGAATCGGGCCGAGCGGCACCAGTCGAGCGCTCGTGATGGTCGACGGCGTGCCGCTGAACGACCCGTTCGGCGGGTGGATCCCGTGGGATTCGATCCCGAGCGAAACGATCGACCGGATCGAGGTATTGCGCGGCTCGGGTGCGAGCCTGTGGGGCAACTACGCAATGGGCGGCGTGATCAACGTCGTCACGCGGCCGGTCAATGAAGACGGCGGGGATTTCGTCGCCGAAGGAGGCGAGCGCGGCAGCGGCCGAACCGAAGGATGGGCCTCGCGCCGATTCGGCAACACGTCGGCGCTCATCGACGCACGCTGGATGCGAAGCGGCGATTATCCGCTGATCCGGGCCGACGATCGCGGTCCGATCGACGTTCCCGGCGGCAGCGAGAACGAAACCGGCGCGATCCACCTCCAGGAGCAGGTCTCGCCGACGACGCGGCTTCGATTCGCGGCGCGCGGCTACCACGACGCGCGCGACAACGGCACTCCGTACACGCACAACGAGACCAAGGCCGGCTACTTCCGCAGCGGAATGGACGTCGATGCCGGGCATCTCGGCAGCGTCTCGGCCGATGTCTTCAGCACGGTGCAGGATTTCACGAGCACGTTCTCTTCGGTATCTCCCGATCGCACGAACGAGACTCCGGCCGCGGACCAGTTCGACGTTCCGGCCACCAGCGCCGGCGGCTCGCTGGTGTGGTCGCGCCAGGCGTACCAGATTCATCACCTCGTCGCGGGGCTCGACACGCTGTGGGTCGACGGCAAGAACGAGGAGCTCGGGCGCAACATCGCCGGCTCCTACACGCGCCAGCGAAACGGCGGCGCCACCCAGGCGATGGGCGGCATCTTCGTTTCGGACATCGCCGCGCTGACGCCGAAGCTGAGCCTCACCTCGGCGCTGCGCCTCGACTACTGGACGAGCTACGACGGGTTTCGCCGCGACATCGACCTTTCCGGCGCGACGCCGCCGGTCGACCGCAATCTCTCGACGCGCGACGAGACACTGCTCGACCCGCGCCTCGGCCTGGCCTACGCCGCTACCGACGCGCTGACTCTGCGCTCGGCGGTCTATCGCGGCTTTCGCGCGCCGACGATCAACGAGCAGGTGCGACCGTTTCGCGTCCGCAACGACATCACCGAAGCCAACGACGCGCTGGCGGCCGAGAAGCTCATCGGCGTCGAAGGCGGCTTCGACTGGAAGTCCGGGCCCTGGAGCCTGTCGTCGACGGTGTACTTCAACGAGATCAAGGACCCGGTGTTCAACGTGACGGTGGGCGAGGGCGGCGCCAGCGGCGGCGTCGTCGATCCGTGCGGTTTCGTTCCCGCCGGCGGCACCTGTTTCCAGCGCCGCAACATCGGCAGCACGCAGATCCTCGGCATCGAGTCGGAGCTCGGGATGGATCTCGGGCGCGGGTTCCTCGTTCGCCTGGCATACCTCTGGAGCGACGGCCAGGTTCACGCCGCCAAGGACGATCCTTCGCTGGTCGGCAACCAGCTTCCGCAGGTCCCGCGCAACCAGGGAACCATCGGCTTCGACTACGACGCCGGAGAGAACTGGAGGGCGTCGTTGCAGATGCGCGTGGTCGGCGAGCAGTACGAGGATGACCAGAACACGCGCAAGCTCGACGCGTTCGTCTCGATCGACGCGTTCGTCGCGCGCAAGATCGGCTGGGGCTTCGAAGCTTTCGTCGCTGCCGAAAACCTGTTCGACAAGACGATCGAGAACGGGATCAGCGCCGACGGCATCGTGTCGATCGCCGCGCCGCGCATCGTCAGCGCCGGCGTACGCTACGGTTTCGGGACCGGCACGGGTGCGGCAGGCAGCGTGAAGTAG